The following proteins come from a genomic window of Aequorivita marisscotiae:
- a CDS encoding MlaD family protein, giving the protein MKLSKEVKTGILAIGAILLLIFGYSFLKGTNLLEKNREFYVKYDNVEGLAQAAPVTINGLTVGKVQNISFANTKGSLVVKFTVEKDFDFSKNSIVRIYSTGLIGGKALGIFPQYDANVAKSGDTLRGDVEDGMLTAVSKALGPLERKVNNTLATVDTLLLSINAIIDEDTRRNLQQSIANLNTTLNSFAGVSENLNQILSKNTGKLDNTFTNLDKTAGNLSKLTDSLAQLETGKLVTDLQSVVDKMDKIVSGVENGDGSMGKLLKDDKLYENLEGASKQLEQLLQDLKLNPKRYVHFSVFGKKNKEYDPPANPDQ; this is encoded by the coding sequence TTGAAACTATCGAAAGAAGTTAAAACCGGAATTCTTGCCATTGGCGCTATCTTGCTGCTAATCTTTGGCTACAGCTTTTTAAAAGGCACAAATCTGCTCGAAAAAAATCGCGAATTCTATGTAAAATACGATAATGTAGAAGGTCTTGCCCAAGCTGCTCCGGTAACAATAAACGGACTTACAGTCGGAAAGGTTCAAAATATTTCTTTTGCCAATACCAAAGGTAGCTTGGTTGTAAAGTTTACTGTAGAAAAAGATTTCGATTTTTCAAAAAACAGCATCGTTAGAATTTACAGTACTGGATTAATTGGTGGGAAAGCATTGGGGATTTTTCCACAATACGACGCTAATGTAGCCAAAAGTGGCGATACACTTCGCGGCGATGTTGAAGATGGTATGCTTACAGCGGTTTCAAAAGCATTGGGACCTTTGGAACGGAAAGTGAATAACACATTGGCAACTGTAGATACCTTATTGCTAAGCATAAATGCAATTATAGATGAAGACACACGCCGAAACCTCCAACAATCTATTGCAAATTTAAACACAACGCTAAATTCTTTTGCAGGGGTTTCAGAGAATTTAAATCAAATTTTGTCAAAAAATACTGGCAAACTGGACAATACGTTTACAAATTTAGACAAAACAGCGGGCAACCTTTCAAAACTTACCGATTCGCTTGCGCAACTTGAAACAGGTAAACTGGTTACCGACCTGCAGAGCGTAGTAGATAAAATGGATAAAATTGTCTCAGGTGTTGAAAATGGCGATGGATCTATGGGAAAACTTTTAAAAGACGACAAACTTTATGAAAATTTAGAAGGCGCTTCAAAACAACTGGAGCAGCTACTTCAGGACCTAAAACTAAACCCGAAACGCTACGTACATTTTTCAGTGTTCGGCAAAAAGAACAAAGAGTACGATCCACCAGCCAACCCAGACCAATAA
- a CDS encoding (Fe-S)-binding protein, whose translation MQYIPNILFLIALIAGIGFFTINIRKVIRNIKLGQKVDASDHKSERWGNVFRIALGQSKMVVRPISGFLHIVVYLGFIIINIEVLEIIIDGIFGTHRIFSFLGGFYGFLIGSFEILALLVFVSVTIFWLRRNALKLQRFWKPEMKGWPKNDGNIILYFEMVLMGLFLIMNATDIPFQEMNNGNIVSGYIANWFSSTSESTLHIIERTAWWLHILGILVFLNYLYFSKHLHIMLAFPNVYFGKVVPKGKFKNLESVTNEVKMMMDPNADPFAAPAEGATEAPAKFGASDVMDLSRIQLLNAYTCTECGRCTDECPANNTGKKLSPRKIMMDTRDRLEEIGKNIDKNGEFKPDGKQLLDDYITREELWACTTCNACVEACPVSIDPLSIIMDMRQYLVMEQSAAPTELNVAMTNIENNGAPWPYNQMDRLNWKDEN comes from the coding sequence ATGCAGTACATTCCAAACATTTTATTTTTAATAGCACTTATAGCAGGTATTGGTTTTTTTACAATCAATATCCGCAAAGTTATCCGCAATATTAAACTAGGTCAAAAGGTTGATGCCTCAGACCACAAAAGCGAGCGATGGGGCAATGTGTTTCGCATTGCATTAGGCCAATCTAAAATGGTTGTGCGGCCCATTTCTGGATTTTTGCATATAGTTGTGTACCTCGGTTTTATAATTATAAATATTGAAGTACTCGAAATTATAATTGACGGTATTTTCGGAACACACCGGATCTTCTCCTTTCTAGGAGGTTTCTACGGATTTTTAATTGGTTCGTTTGAAATTTTAGCCCTATTGGTTTTTGTATCGGTAACAATTTTTTGGTTGCGAAGAAACGCCCTAAAATTGCAACGTTTCTGGAAACCTGAAATGAAAGGCTGGCCAAAAAATGACGGAAATATCATTCTTTATTTCGAAATGGTTTTAATGGGGCTGTTCCTAATTATGAATGCTACAGACATTCCTTTTCAGGAAATGAATAACGGTAATATCGTTTCGGGATATATAGCTAATTGGTTCAGCAGTACTTCAGAAAGTACGCTTCATATTATTGAGCGAACCGCTTGGTGGCTGCATATTTTGGGAATACTTGTATTTCTTAACTATTTGTATTTTTCAAAACATCTGCATATTATGTTGGCCTTTCCGAATGTATACTTCGGAAAAGTGGTTCCTAAAGGAAAATTTAAAAATCTGGAATCAGTTACCAACGAAGTGAAAATGATGATGGATCCAAACGCAGATCCCTTTGCCGCACCTGCCGAAGGAGCCACAGAAGCCCCTGCCAAGTTTGGAGCCAGTGATGTAATGGATTTGAGCAGAATTCAGCTATTAAACGCATATACTTGTACGGAATGTGGCCGTTGCACAGACGAATGTCCTGCAAATAATACCGGTAAAAAACTCTCGCCACGTAAAATTATGATGGATACTCGCGATCGTTTGGAAGAAATTGGAAAAAACATAGATAAAAATGGCGAGTTTAAACCCGACGGCAAACAATTGTTAGACGATTATATTACGCGGGAAGAGCTTTGGGCGTGCACCACTTGCAACGCCTGTGTAGAAGCCTGCCCGGTAAGTATTGATCCGCTTTCTATTATTATGGATATGCGCCAATATTTGGTAATGGAGCAATCGGCTGCCCCAACAGAACTGAATGTTGCAATGACAAATATTGAAAACAATGGCGCACCATGGCCCTACAATCAAATGGATAGATTAAATTGGAAAGATGAAAACTAA
- a CDS encoding LNS2 domain-containing protein — protein MKKEEVEKMLHDKVEKGEHVSPILPEGIKNYLIDIDGTITEDIPNEEPERMATCKPFPDALKTLNKWYDEGHIICFFTSRTEAHRQVTETWLSKHGFKYHSMLMGKPRGGNYHWVDNHLVKATRYKGKFTDLVEKEVTIEVFED, from the coding sequence ATGAAAAAAGAAGAAGTAGAAAAAATGTTGCACGATAAAGTAGAAAAAGGCGAGCACGTTAGCCCAATTTTACCCGAAGGAATAAAAAACTACTTAATAGATATAGACGGAACCATAACCGAAGACATACCCAATGAAGAGCCAGAGCGCATGGCAACGTGTAAACCCTTTCCAGATGCACTAAAAACGTTGAATAAATGGTATGACGAAGGGCATATAATTTGCTTTTTTACTTCCCGCACCGAGGCCCACCGCCAAGTAACCGAAACGTGGTTGAGCAAACACGGATTTAAATACCATAGTATGCTTATGGGAAAACCCCGCGGCGGCAATTACCATTGGGTAGATAATCATTTGGTAAAAGCAACGCGCTACAAAGGAAAATTTACCGATTTGGTAGAAAAAGAAGTGACAATTGAAGTGTTTGAAGATTAA
- a CDS encoding (Fe-S)-binding protein, protein MSEPIKVPTMAEYAAQGKIPEVLFFVGCAGSFDDRAKKITKAFVKLLHKANIDFAVLGTEESCNGDPAKRAGNEFLFQMQAMTNIEILNGYGIKKIVTTCPHCFNTIGNEYPELGGKYEIMHHTQFLKALLDEGRLKVEGGKFKGKKITFHDPCYLGRANNEYEAPRNLLEKLEGELVEMRRNKKHGMCCGAGGAQMFKEPEPGNKDVNVARTEQAMEVSADIIATGCPFCMVMMTDGVKAKNAEDNVQVMDVAEMIANAEDL, encoded by the coding sequence ATGAGTGAACCAATAAAAGTACCAACAATGGCCGAATATGCGGCCCAAGGCAAAATACCCGAAGTTCTTTTTTTCGTGGGTTGTGCAGGAAGCTTTGACGATCGCGCTAAAAAAATAACCAAAGCCTTTGTGAAATTGCTTCACAAAGCAAACATAGATTTTGCCGTGTTAGGAACCGAAGAAAGTTGCAATGGAGATCCAGCTAAAAGAGCCGGAAATGAATTTTTGTTTCAAATGCAAGCCATGACCAATATTGAAATACTAAACGGTTACGGTATAAAAAAAATAGTAACTACTTGTCCGCACTGTTTTAATACCATCGGTAACGAATATCCAGAACTTGGCGGAAAATACGAAATAATGCATCATACCCAATTTTTAAAAGCATTATTAGATGAAGGAAGATTAAAAGTAGAAGGCGGCAAATTCAAGGGTAAAAAAATAACCTTTCACGACCCCTGCTATTTAGGGAGAGCAAATAACGAATACGAAGCGCCAAGAAATTTACTCGAAAAATTAGAGGGCGAACTCGTTGAAATGCGTCGAAATAAAAAACACGGTATGTGTTGCGGTGCGGGTGGTGCGCAAATGTTTAAAGAACCCGAACCAGGTAATAAAGACGTAAACGTAGCACGCACCGAACAAGCTATGGAGGTTTCCGCAGATATAATTGCTACTGGTTGCCCATTTTGTATGGTAATGATGACCGATGGAGTAAAAGCTAAAAATGCTGAAGACAATGTTCAAGTAATGGACGTTGCAGAAATGATTGCAAATGCAGAAGATTTATAA
- a CDS encoding ABC transporter ATPase, whose translation MLTEFKNLPDDSRVWVYQANRKLSNDEVAEITELTNDFLTKWTAHGAELEAAAEIKYNRFIVIGLNQANASASGCSIDASVHFIQSLQEKFDVDLLDKMNVTFYTGEYIAYKPLTDFRKMAKDKSVSKNTIVFNNLVNTKAEYLENWEVPAHESWHNRFLS comes from the coding sequence ATGTTGACAGAATTTAAAAACCTGCCCGATGATTCAAGAGTTTGGGTTTATCAGGCCAATAGAAAACTAAGTAACGACGAAGTTGCCGAAATTACAGAACTAACAAACGATTTTTTAACCAAATGGACCGCCCATGGTGCCGAGCTCGAGGCCGCTGCAGAAATAAAATACAATAGGTTTATTGTTATTGGGTTAAACCAAGCCAATGCCTCTGCATCTGGCTGTAGTATTGATGCTTCGGTACATTTTATTCAGTCACTGCAAGAAAAATTTGACGTGGATTTGCTAGACAAAATGAACGTTACTTTTTATACCGGCGAATATATAGCTTATAAACCTTTGACCGATTTTAGAAAAATGGCCAAGGATAAATCGGTTTCAAAAAACACCATTGTTTTTAATAATCTCGTAAACACCAAAGCAGAATATCTGGAAAATTGGGAAGTACCCGCACATGAAAGTTGGCACAATAGATTTTTATCATAA
- a CDS encoding glycoside hydrolase family 3 N-terminal domain-containing protein, with protein MKNLLLTFVLALFSIAAFSQDRNPLIVKKDFQNQKKWVDSIFDSMTLEEKMGQLFMVDIFSSDPKAKTDKIKDLIANYHIGGVIFSKGGPVRQAKLNNEFQDLAKVPLMIGMDAEWGLAMRLDSTYAFPWNMTLGAITDNKIVEKVGRRIGEQSKRLRVHINFAPVVDINTNPKNPIIGNRSFGEDKENVTQKALAFMKGMQSAGIMGSAKHFPGHGDTDMDSHKTLPTIDFSRERLDSLELYPYKKLINEGLNSVMVAHLNVPALEIQMNYPSSLSSNIVTDLLKDELGFNGLIFTDALNMKGASNFKNPGEIELAAFLAGNDVLLIPENVPKAMDFLINAYNDKIITEKRLAYSVKKILYAKYKVGLSNYTPVNINYLYEDLNSVYDNSLYEEAMDNALTVIKNDRAILPIKDLQEKKIAYINFGDDSGEVFLNELKKYGDVDWVKANSLDDYVQKLKNYNYVIIGFHKSNENPWKKFEFSQNEIVWLYEIARTNTVILDVFARPYAMLDLKTTANFEGVIMSYQNSEISQKLSAQLIFGAREAKGKLPVSLGEDFPLNTSYKTKSLRRLQYGTPESVGVNSYKLRKIDSLVNLGMTQGMFPGAQVLVARKGKVIYQKNFGFHEYNKNIEVKDSTMYDLASLTKILASLPLVMQLVDNKELSLNTKLSEMLPAYKNSNKANITLKEMLSHYARLKAWIPFYRYTLNESKTNVSSKYYSDVAGKDFNVHVAENLYMRRDYMDTIYKTIRESELNSRLEYKYSDLPYYILKKYFEQKFGKPMETVVQDKIYESLGANYTTYLPLSKFTKDNITPTEQDNIFRKQKVQGYVHDQGAAMLGGVSGHAGLFSNANDVAKIMQMYLWKGFYGGTRYFNPDVLDLFNTCYYCNKNVRRGVGFDKPQLGTSGPTCGCVSMTSFGHSGFTGTLAWADPDEEIVYVFLSNRTFPEAENRKLIRSDLRSKIQEAIYDAIDY; from the coding sequence ATGAAAAATTTGTTGCTCACCTTCGTATTAGCGTTATTTTCAATCGCTGCCTTTTCACAAGATAGAAACCCACTAATTGTAAAGAAAGATTTTCAAAACCAAAAAAAATGGGTTGATAGTATTTTTGACTCCATGACTTTGGAAGAAAAAATGGGCCAGCTTTTTATGGTCGATATTTTTTCCAGCGATCCCAAAGCCAAGACAGACAAAATAAAAGACCTAATTGCCAATTATCACATTGGTGGCGTTATCTTTTCAAAAGGAGGTCCCGTGCGCCAAGCAAAATTAAATAACGAATTTCAAGACCTTGCGAAAGTTCCATTAATGATTGGGATGGATGCCGAATGGGGACTGGCCATGCGGCTGGATTCTACCTATGCTTTTCCATGGAATATGACTTTGGGTGCTATTACTGACAATAAAATTGTTGAAAAAGTTGGCCGTAGAATTGGCGAACAATCTAAACGCCTGAGAGTGCATATTAATTTTGCGCCTGTGGTAGATATAAATACCAACCCAAAGAATCCAATAATCGGCAACCGATCTTTTGGGGAAGACAAAGAAAATGTTACCCAAAAAGCCCTCGCTTTTATGAAAGGTATGCAAAGCGCTGGCATTATGGGAAGTGCAAAACATTTTCCAGGCCATGGCGATACCGATATGGATAGCCACAAAACCTTACCAACCATTGATTTTTCTAGGGAGCGCTTAGATTCATTAGAATTGTATCCTTATAAAAAATTAATAAACGAAGGGCTTAATAGTGTTATGGTTGCTCATTTAAATGTTCCCGCTTTGGAAATTCAAATGAATTATCCTTCTTCGCTCTCTTCAAATATTGTAACCGATCTGTTAAAAGATGAACTCGGTTTTAACGGACTTATTTTTACCGATGCCCTAAATATGAAAGGGGCTTCTAATTTTAAAAATCCAGGCGAGATTGAACTAGCTGCATTTTTGGCAGGAAATGATGTTTTGTTAATTCCAGAAAATGTGCCTAAAGCAATGGATTTTCTCATTAATGCGTATAACGACAAAATTATTACCGAAAAACGATTAGCCTATTCCGTAAAGAAAATCCTTTACGCTAAATATAAAGTTGGGCTAAGCAACTATACCCCTGTAAATATTAACTATTTATATGAAGATTTAAATTCGGTTTACGACAATTCGCTATACGAAGAAGCCATGGATAATGCACTAACGGTAATTAAAAACGACCGGGCCATTCTACCTATAAAAGATCTTCAAGAAAAAAAGATAGCCTATATAAATTTTGGTGATGATTCTGGCGAAGTTTTTTTAAACGAATTGAAAAAATATGGTGATGTAGATTGGGTAAAAGCAAACAGCCTTGACGATTATGTGCAAAAGTTGAAAAATTATAACTATGTAATTATTGGCTTCCACAAAAGCAACGAAAACCCTTGGAAAAAGTTTGAATTTTCTCAAAATGAAATTGTATGGCTTTATGAAATTGCACGGACCAATACAGTTATTTTAGACGTTTTTGCTAGGCCCTATGCGATGTTAGATTTAAAGACCACCGCCAATTTTGAAGGGGTAATTATGTCGTACCAAAACAGTGAAATTTCACAAAAACTCTCTGCACAACTTATATTTGGCGCCCGGGAAGCTAAAGGAAAGTTGCCAGTTTCATTAGGCGAAGATTTTCCGTTAAACACAAGTTATAAAACAAAATCGTTGCGAAGACTGCAATATGGCACCCCCGAAAGTGTGGGCGTAAATAGTTATAAATTAAGAAAAATAGACTCACTCGTAAATTTAGGGATGACCCAAGGTATGTTTCCCGGAGCGCAGGTTCTAGTCGCCAGAAAAGGGAAAGTTATTTATCAAAAGAATTTTGGATTCCACGAATACAATAAAAATATTGAAGTTAAAGACAGTACCATGTACGACCTCGCTTCACTGACGAAGATTTTGGCTTCGCTGCCCCTTGTAATGCAACTTGTAGATAACAAGGAATTGAGCTTAAATACCAAACTTTCTGAAATGTTACCCGCGTATAAAAACTCGAACAAAGCGAATATTACTTTAAAGGAAATGCTCTCGCACTACGCACGTCTAAAGGCTTGGATTCCATTTTATCGCTATACATTAAATGAATCAAAAACAAATGTTTCATCAAAATACTATTCTGATGTTGCGGGAAAAGACTTCAACGTACATGTGGCAGAAAACCTGTACATGCGTAGAGATTATATGGACACCATTTATAAAACCATTCGCGAAAGTGAACTCAATTCCAGATTAGAATACAAATACAGCGATTTGCCCTATTATATTCTAAAAAAATATTTTGAACAAAAGTTTGGCAAACCAATGGAAACAGTGGTTCAGGATAAAATTTATGAATCTTTGGGCGCCAATTATACTACCTATTTACCCTTGTCAAAATTTACTAAAGACAATATTACACCAACGGAGCAGGATAATATTTTTAGAAAACAGAAAGTACAAGGGTATGTTCACGACCAAGGGGCTGCAATGCTTGGTGGCGTTAGTGGTCATGCTGGATTGTTCAGTAATGCTAATGATGTAGCTAAAATTATGCAAATGTACCTCTGGAAAGGCTTTTACGGAGGTACACGGTATTTTAATCCCGACGTGCTCGACCTTTTTAACACTTGCTATTATTGCAATAAAAACGTGCGAAGAGGCGTAGGATTCGACAAACCCCAATTAGGCACCTCAGGGCCAACCTGTGGTTGTGTGTCTATGACAAGTTTTGGGCACAGTGGTTTTACCGGAACGCTTGCTTGGGCAGACCCAGACGAAGAAATTGTATATGTTTTTCTGTCTAACAGAACTTTTCCGGAAGCAGAAAACCGCAAGTTAATTAGAAGCGATCTGCGAAGTAAAATACAAGAAGCCATTTACGATGCTATAGATTATTGA
- the bshA gene encoding N-acetyl-alpha-D-glucosaminyl L-malate synthase BshA, producing MKIAIVCYPTFGGSGVVATELGLALAEEGHEIHFITYKQPVRLELLSKNIHFHEVSVPVYPLFHYQPYELALSSKLVDMVKLHKIEVLHVHYAIPHAYAGYMAKKMLEEENIHIPMVTTLHGTDITLVGNHPFYKPAVTFSINNSDVVTSVSKSLKEDTLHLFDIKKEIHVVPNFIDIPKKINTFTECQRDLMAKPEERIVTHVSNLRPVKRIKDVIEIFDNIQKKIPAKLIIVGEGPEREASEQLCTEKGIEEKVLFVGNSNEVDKILCFTDLFILPSEKESFGLAALEAMACGVPVISSNAGGLPEVNIDGVSGFLSNVGNVTEMAENALKILETDETLAKFKKQAIEAAMVYDTKRIVPIYEKLYQEAILQIR from the coding sequence ATGAAAATAGCAATAGTATGTTATCCAACCTTTGGAGGGAGCGGAGTAGTGGCCACTGAATTAGGTTTAGCCTTGGCAGAAGAAGGACACGAAATTCATTTTATAACCTACAAACAGCCCGTTCGTTTAGAACTGCTGTCAAAAAACATTCACTTCCACGAAGTTTCGGTACCTGTATATCCACTTTTTCACTATCAACCTTATGAACTTGCGCTTTCCAGCAAATTAGTAGATATGGTAAAGCTTCATAAAATTGAAGTGCTGCACGTTCATTATGCAATTCCCCACGCTTATGCGGGTTATATGGCTAAAAAAATGCTTGAGGAAGAAAATATCCATATACCCATGGTAACCACACTTCATGGAACAGATATTACCTTAGTAGGAAATCATCCTTTTTATAAGCCAGCGGTTACTTTTAGTATAAATAATAGCGATGTGGTTACTTCCGTATCAAAGAGTTTAAAGGAAGATACCCTTCACCTATTCGATATAAAAAAGGAAATTCATGTTGTTCCCAACTTTATTGACATTCCAAAAAAAATAAATACATTTACTGAGTGCCAACGCGACTTAATGGCTAAACCCGAAGAACGTATTGTTACCCATGTAAGTAATCTTCGGCCTGTAAAACGCATCAAGGATGTAATTGAAATTTTTGATAACATTCAGAAAAAAATTCCTGCTAAATTAATTATCGTAGGCGAAGGTCCCGAACGCGAAGCTTCTGAACAACTTTGTACCGAAAAAGGAATTGAGGAAAAGGTGTTGTTTGTTGGCAATAGTAACGAAGTTGATAAAATATTGTGCTTTACTGATCTTTTTATTCTTCCTTCTGAAAAAGAAAGCTTTGGGCTCGCGGCTTTGGAAGCTATGGCGTGCGGAGTTCCAGTAATTTCAAGTAATGCGGGTGGATTGCCAGAAGTAAATATTGATGGGGTTAGCGGATTTTTAAGCAATGTTGGAAATGTTACTGAAATGGCTGAAAATGCTTTAAAGATTTTGGAAACCGATGAAACGTTAGCTAAGTTTAAAAAGCAAGCAATTGAAGCTGCAATGGTTTACGACACCAAAAGAATTGTTCCTATTTATGAAAAATTATACCAAGAAGCTATATTGCAAATTCGCTAA
- a CDS encoding protease complex subunit PrcB family protein, giving the protein MAITLVFSCKPTAYKNSELQKNISFDVLLSNSQSNIVKQKNVILQTSKELKQIFNSINTTRTPHIPIPKVDFKTEIVAFINIGETSTGGHSVAVKEIIEKENTLVVFYEGNSPKPGENATMVITTPFTMVKFKKQPKSIIFKRVVK; this is encoded by the coding sequence ATGGCCATCACTTTAGTATTTTCCTGTAAACCCACTGCTTATAAAAATAGTGAGTTGCAGAAAAATATTTCCTTCGATGTGTTACTTAGTAATTCCCAAAGCAATATTGTAAAACAAAAGAATGTAATACTTCAAACTTCAAAAGAATTAAAACAGATATTCAATTCTATTAACACCACACGAACCCCACATATTCCTATTCCGAAAGTAGATTTTAAAACGGAAATAGTTGCTTTTATAAATATAGGCGAAACCTCTACCGGAGGTCATTCTGTTGCCGTAAAAGAAATTATTGAAAAAGAAAATACGCTAGTAGTTTTTTACGAAGGTAATAGTCCGAAACCCGGTGAAAACGCCACGATGGTAATAACTACGCCTTTTACAATGGTTAAATTTAAAAAACAACCAAAATCTATAATCTTTAAAAGGGTTGTAAAATAG
- a CDS encoding membrane dipeptidase, which translates to MEKHYVDLHCHPSLKPFSKSFKYKPRKINDIDPNRKNSIWHYSPPNFLEKLVNRIVTLTKFTQTDLTALAKSKAKVVVVALYPFEKHFFGKEVIGIKGVTDVLVNLAASISQSRMDYIRSNYDYFADLMDEYKYFQQLHNQVEKIDGKFYTYRLVSNFQDIDDNFSQETDSKKIINIILTIEGGHSFNTGLDMDKDMASRTEVIGNINVIKNWEHRPLFITLAHHFYNELAGHASSISIGILKKNQYRGLNSGLTDLGVEAIDLLLDNTDNKRILIDIKHLSTTSRKAYYNLLETKYGNENIPIIASHGACNGKRAIEQWQQTGISAHEDWFCNIDINLYDDELIRIARSNGIFGIQLDERRIGSKRAINKSKIYFPNKRKQLRKKALLVWRQVQHIAEVLDNKGLFCWGIQSIGSDFDGIVNPINGLWTAENMKDLAEEMLNHANDYISKNINQLKAYNRISAESIVERVMHENAMEFIKRNY; encoded by the coding sequence ATGGAAAAGCATTATGTAGATCTGCATTGCCATCCCTCATTAAAGCCTTTCAGTAAAAGTTTTAAATACAAGCCCCGAAAAATCAATGATATAGATCCTAATAGAAAAAATTCTATTTGGCATTACAGTCCTCCAAATTTTTTAGAGAAGCTTGTTAACCGAATTGTTACCCTTACAAAATTTACGCAAACTGATTTAACCGCACTGGCAAAATCTAAAGCAAAAGTTGTAGTGGTTGCCCTTTATCCTTTTGAAAAGCATTTTTTCGGAAAAGAGGTAATTGGCATCAAAGGAGTAACCGATGTTTTGGTTAATCTAGCAGCGAGTATCAGCCAATCGCGTATGGATTATATACGTAGCAATTACGACTATTTCGCCGATTTAATGGATGAGTATAAATACTTTCAGCAGCTTCACAATCAAGTTGAAAAAATTGACGGCAAATTCTACACCTACCGTTTGGTAAGCAATTTTCAGGATATTGATGACAACTTTTCGCAGGAAACAGATTCCAAAAAAATTATAAATATTATTCTAACTATTGAAGGCGGGCATAGCTTTAATACAGGCTTAGATATGGATAAGGATATGGCTAGCCGCACAGAAGTTATCGGTAACATTAACGTTATTAAAAATTGGGAACATCGCCCACTTTTTATAACACTTGCCCACCATTTTTACAATGAACTTGCGGGACATGCAAGTAGCATTTCCATTGGAATATTAAAGAAAAATCAATATCGGGGTTTAAATTCGGGTCTCACGGACTTAGGAGTAGAAGCAATAGATTTGCTGTTAGACAATACCGATAATAAACGTATTTTAATAGATATAAAACATTTAAGCACAACTTCCAGGAAGGCTTATTACAACTTACTCGAAACAAAGTACGGCAATGAAAACATTCCAATTATTGCCAGCCACGGTGCCTGTAACGGCAAACGCGCAATAGAACAGTGGCAACAAACCGGTATTAGTGCACATGAAGATTGGTTTTGCAATATTGATATTAACCTATATGACGACGAATTAATACGAATTGCGCGGAGCAACGGAATCTTTGGAATTCAGCTGGATGAACGCCGTATTGGGAGCAAAAGGGCGATTAATAAAAGTAAAATATACTTCCCGAACAAACGTAAACAATTGCGAAAAAAGGCACTTTTAGTATGGCGGCAAGTGCAGCATATTGCCGAAGTGCTTGATAACAAAGGTCTCTTTTGCTGGGGAATACAATCTATTGGAAGTGATTTTGACGGTATCGTAAATCCTATAAACGGTTTATGGACCGCAGAAAACATGAAAGATTTGGCCGAAGAAATGCTAAATCACGCCAACGATTATATATCAAAAAATATAAACCAGCTAAAAGCCTATAATAGAATTAGCGCCGAAAGTATAGTTGAACGGGTAATGCATGAAAATGCCATGGAATTTATAAAAAGGAACTATTAA